The Fundidesulfovibrio terrae genomic sequence CCATCCTCAAGATGATCCCGGGCATGGGCAAGATCACCAAGCAGCTCGGCGAGGTGCAGATGCCCGAGAAGGAGATGGCCCGCCTGGAGGCCATCATCGGCTCCATGACCCAAAAGGAGCGCGTGGAGCCCAAGATCATCAACCAGAGCCGCAAGGAACGCATCGCCAAGGGCTCTGGAGTGCAGGTGGGCGACGTCACCGCGCTTCTCAAGAATTTCGAACAGATGCGCATGATGATGCAGCGCATGATGGGCGGCGGCAAGATGCCCGCCATGCCGGGGCGCATGCCCGGCGCCATGCCGGGGATGCCCGGAATGGCAGGCATGGCCAAGGCCATGTCCGGCAAGGGCAGCCCCACCAAGAAGAAAAAGGACAAGGACAAGCGCCGAAAGAAGAAAAAGCGCTAGGGGCCGCGTCCGCTTTTTCCCGGTTGGGAGCAAGGCGGGGTTGCCAGAACACGAAAACACGTTACATATCCTCATCGGGGGTGATTGAGTATGGCCATGAAGCTGAGACTGACCAGAATGGGTTCCAAGAAGCGTCCCTTTTACCGCATCGTCGCCATGGACAGCGCCACCAGGCGTGATGGCCGCGCCCTGGACTACATCGGACACTACAATCCGATGACCGACCCCGCCGAGATCACCGTGGACGCCGAAAAGGTCGCCATGTGGATCGAACGCGGCGCGCAGCCCACCGACACGGTGGCCGCGCTGTTGCGCAAAGCCGGCGTGAAGCAGTAGGTCCAATGCCTCGACCGATGCGGCGCCGGGATGCCTGCCAACAACACGGAGGCGCCACATGTTGAAGGACCTGATAGAGTACGTCGCCCGCTCGCTCGTCGATAATCCGGATGCCGTTTCGGTGAAGGAAATCGAGGGTGAACAGACGTCTGTGATCGAGCTCAAGGTCGCCAAAGAGGACCTGGGCAAGGTCATCGGCAAGCAGGGGCGCACGGCCAGGGCCATGCGCACCATCTTGGGGGCGGCGTCCACCAAAGCGCGCAAGCGCTCGGTGCTGGAAATCCTGGAGTAAGGGCCGGGAGGTCCCGGGATTGACTCAAACCAAATTGGTGGTCATCGGTGAGGTGGTGAAACCTCACGGAATCCGGGGGGAGTTCAGTGTGGCGAACCACGCTGACTCCCCTCGTTTGTATGCGCCGGGCCGGCGTATAGGCATTCGTGCGCCCGGCAAGCGGGAGCGGTTCGTGGAAGTGCTTTCCTGCCGCCCGCACCAGGGGCGGCTCCTGCTGACGGTGGCGGGCGTGGCCGACCGCGACGCCGCCGACGCCCTGCGGGGCATGGAAATCGTGGTGCGCTCCGAGGACCTGCCGGAGCTCGGCGACGACGAGGTGTACCTGCACGAGATCGTGGGGTTCGGCGTCGTGCTGCTCGACGGCTCCAAGGTGGGCGTGCTGGAGGGCTTCCTGGACGTGCCCGGGCAGGACCTGTGGGTGATCCGCTCGCCTGAGGGCAAGGAGATTCTCCTGCCCGCCACCGAAGAGACCGTGCCCGAGATCGACACGGAAGCCCGGCGCATCGTCATCGACCCGCCGCCGGGGCTTCTGGACCTGTAACGCTCGCGATGCGCTTCACCATCCTTTCCCTCTTTCCGGAATTCTTCGATTCCCCGCTGAACTGCGGCCTCATGGGCAAGGCCCGGCAGCAGGGCCTGGTGGAATTCTCCCTGGTGAACCCGCGCGATTTCGCCACCAACAAGCACAAGTCCGTGGACGACCGCCCCTACGGCGGCGGCCCGGGCATGGTCATGGCCCTGGACCCGCTGGCCAGCGCCCTGCGCGCGATCGAGACCCCCGGGCGCATCCTGCTTCTTTCCCCGCGCGGGCGCGCCCTGGACCAGTCCTTCGCCCGCGAGCTGTCCGCCGAGTCCGCCCTGACCATCCTTTGCGGGCGCTACGAGGGCATAGACGAACGCCTGCTGGACCTCTTCCCCATCGAGCTGGTCTCGGCCGGGGACTACGTGCTCTCCGGGGGCGAGTCGGCCTCGCTGTGCCTGATCGAATCCGTGGCGAGGCTCCTGCCCGGCTTCATGGGCAAGGAGGAGTCCGGCGACGAGGAGAGCTTTTCGGCGGGGTTGCTGGAGTATCCGCACTATACCCGCCCCGAGGTCTACGAGGGGCTTCCGGTGCCGGAGATCCTCCTGGGCGGCGACCACGCCAAGGTCCGCGCCTGGCGGCGTGAGCAGGCCCTGTCCCAGACGCTTGCCCGGCGTCCTGAAATTTTGGCCGAGGCCCCGCTCACGTCCTCGGATCGCCGGTTCCTGGCTTCGAAGCCGCGCACGCTCCTGGCCAGAAACCTGCACATTGCCTTGGTCCACGGGCCGGTGCTGAACAAAATGGGCCATACCGTCACTGTTTCCTTGACCAATCTCGACCTCCACGATATAGCCCGCATTTCCCGAACGTATGGACTTGCGGGATTCACCGTGGTCACTCCCCTGGAGGACCAACAGGCGCTCGCAGCGACGCTCACCGGCCACTGGACCATGGGAGCGGGCGCTGCCGCGAACCCCGACAGGGCCGAAGCGCTGGGGATGGTCCGGGTGACGGCGACGCTTGCCGAGGCCATCGATCAGGTGCGGGAACATGCGGGGCAGGAGCCCCTGGTGCTGGCCACCAGCGCCAGGCCGGACGGGGCGACCACCCCGGGCCGGGTCCGCGAAGCCCTGCGGGAGCGCCCGGTGCTTCTGGTGCTGGGCACCGGATCGGGACTGGCACCCGAGGCCCTGGCCCTGACGCAGGGACAGCTGGCCCCGGTCAGGCCCTACGGCGGCTACAACCACCTTTCGGTGCGCGCCGCCTGCGCGATCCTCACGGACCGCATACTTGGAGACATTTTTTGAGCTTCCCCGTGAAGCCAGTCATAAGGAGACAGGCCATGGACATCATCCGTCAGATCGAATCCGAGCATATCCGCCTGGACATGCCCAAGTTCAAGCCCGGCGACACGGTGAAAGTGCACTTCCGCATCCTCGAAGGCGAAAAGGAACGCATCCAGGTGTTCCAGGGCGCCGTGCTGCGCCTGCGCAAGGGCACCACCGACAGCACCTTCACGGTGCGCAAGGTGTCCGACGGCGTCGGCGTCGAGCGCATCTTCCCCATGTTCTCCCCCTTCATCGAGCGCGTCGAAGTGCTCATCGAAGGCAAGGTCCGCCGCTCGCGCCTGTACTACCTGCGCAAGCTCAAGGGCAAGGCTTCGCGCATCAAGGCCAAGAACGACTGGAACAACTAGTTCCCCGGTCCGAAGTATTTTTCGGGAGATCGGGCGGAACCTGAGGCCGAAAGGCCAACGGCCTCCCGGCCCGGGAAAAGATCTACAGAGCGAGCCCCCTACACGGGGGCTTGCTCTGTTTTGTTTTTCGCGGCCGTGGCAGCCTGCCGGGGGCGCCGTTCAGGCCGAGGCGCACTCTCCTGCCCAAGCCTCGTCGGCTCCCTGCGGCGCGCGCCGCCCCTCGCCGGCGCACTTGCGTTTCGTCCATTCGATCACCTTCCCCCTCGCCAATCACTGCAATCACATGCGGCCGGCGGCAACATACCCGCATCGCGTCTCTGAAAGCCGGGTTTGGAGGTTAATTTTCCAGGATTGTAAAAAATCCCGACGCTGAATGGTTTAGATTTTACAATTCAGATCGCATCCACTGTCGGGGGGTATCGGTTCGCTGTTTGAAATGTCAGGCGGATGTTGTTTATTGTGAGTCGCATAGAGGTGTTACAGTTATAATATAATTTCCTCGCCGCGCATGGTGAAAGCCGATTTCTGGCAAGGATATTGCTTCTTTGGCGCGATTCCCAAAGGAGGCAGCGCCGTGCGTATCCCGAAATATGTGATGATGTCCCTGATGGTTGTACTGTTCGTGGCCCAGCAATCCGTGGCGGCCCCAGTCGTGTTGCCAGATCCGACCGTGTACGCCCATCGCTATGACGATTTCTATTCGTATTCGGCGAAACTGCTGACCGCATGGGGCTTCACGGGCTTCGACGGCCCTGCCGGGGTCGGCGGGCTGGATTTGGTCATCGGCACGCATGCCGGGGGAGCCAACAACAACCCGGTGTCGGGAGGCTTCAAATTCCCGGACCCCATGACGACGCCGTCTGGCAACGGCGCCGGCAGCAGCACCTTCAGCGGCACCTGGGGACTGAGCGGGACATTCGCGCCGGTCATGGTGGACGATCTCGTCAGCTACCTGCACACGGCTTTCGGCTCCAATGTGAACACTCCCGTCTTCGATTTCGACATGTCGCAAAGCCAGGATAAGCCGAACCTGTACGTCAACGGCGTGGTCAAGCTGCTCGACGCCTCCAACAACGTCGTGGCCTACTGGTCGTTCGACAACGTCGCCGACCATGTCTTCGACCCGGCCTCGTACGTTCTTTCTCCGGCTACAATTACGGCTACGAATCCCGCGGCGCCTTTCAACACGGTTACCGTGGACAACAACAAGGGATCGGGGAAAAACGACTTCATCGTATACGCCCCAGGCATGGACCTGAGCCTCTACACCGGCAAGGGGTTGCGATTCTCGGCCTTCTTCGAGATGAATTCGCTCACCGGTGGTGGCGAGGACCTGTTCCTCACCGGTTCCTTCCAGCCGAAACCCCCTGTGACCACCCCGGAACCCGGCACCATGCTCCTTATGGGCATGGGCGCTGTGGGGGCCGCCTTCATGCGCAAGCGCGCCAAGCGGTCAAGCTAGTTCTGTCCCACACGCTTCGAAGGCCTCGCTGGCGGTATGCCGGCGAGGCCTATTTCGTTCGCCGCGCCAAAAGCACGAACCGCCCCCCTCGTTTTACGGGCAACGGGTACAGCGTTCCGAGGTGCGCCCTGCGTCTTGTCCGCTCGAACGAAATCCCACAAGCACCCGCGCCGCCGCCGGTTTTCCGGCGGAAGAAAACGTTTGATTCATTCAAACCGGTCCATTACGATTTTAAGAATTGAGCAGGGAACGCGGGTTCCCGTTCGAATTTTCCAGCCTCCCCGGCCTCCGTCTTTCATGGCGGGCCGGGGAGATGCCTTTCGGCGGGAAGCCATTCCCTCATTTTCTTCAAAGGAGCGCCGCGTGACCGCCAACGCTTACACCCCGCCCGTCAAAGGCCAGGACTGATGCTCGCCGGAGTGGACGAGGCCGGACGCGGCTGCCTGGCCGGTCCCGTGGTGGCCGGAGCGGTGATCCTGCCGAACTTCTACGACCTGCCGGGGCTTAACGACTCCAAGAAGCTCACGGCCGACAGGCGCGCCGTGCTGGAACCGGCCATCAAGGCCCAGGCCGTAGCCTGGGGGCTGGGCGTCGTCTGGCCCGCCGAGATCGACCGCATCAACATCCTGCAGTCCACGTTCAAGGCCATGGCCCGCGCCGTGGCCGCCCTGAAGACCCGTCCCACGGGCCTTTCGGTGGACGGCAACAAGATCATTCCCGCCCGTTACCTCGGCTCGCATTCCGTGACCCAGAAGGCCGTTGTGGACGGCGACAGCCTGATCCCGGCCATTTCCGCCGCCTCCATCCTGGCCAAGACTTTCCGCGACCGGCTCATGGAGCACCTGGACCGGCGCTATCCCGGCTACGGCCTGGCCCTGCACAAGGGCTACGGCACTGCGGTCCACATGGAGGCCATCGTGAAGCTTGGACCGTGCCGCCAGCACCGGCTGACCTTTCGCGGCGTGCTTCCCGAAAAGCCCTCCGCGCGGCAGGAGCAGGCATGCCTGCCGGGACTGTGATTGCGTCCCGGGCCGCGCGGAAACGGGTCCGGCCACGCGGCGGACAGGACGGCGCGCCCGGGGGGCGGGAGTGACCGCCGGGCATCTGATCCTGGGCCGTGACGGCGAGGAGGCGGCCGCGCGCCTGCTTGGATCGCTTGGCCTTCGCATCCTGGAGCGCAATTTCCGCTGCCGCCAGGGCGAGGTGGACCTGATCTGCCGCCAGGGCGACACGCTGGTGTTCGTGGAGGTGAAGACGCGAGCCGAGGGGAGCCTGGCTTCCGGCACCGACGCCGTGGACCGGCGCAAGCGCTCGCGCATCGTCAAGGCCGCGTCGCAGTACCTGTCCGCCAAGGAACTCTGGAGCACGTCCTGCCGTTTCGACGTGGTCAGCGTGGTCAGGCGGGACGGACGGCTTCACGCCGAGCATCTGCCCGACGCGTTCCAGGCCGAGTCCGACGCCGGACGCGGGGGGAAGGGCTGGCAGCCCTGGTAGCTCGGCGGGTTCGAAATGCCCGGAGGCTCGTGGAGATCCCCCGGGAGCAGGCTATCTGAGGAGCCCGAATCCGGGTGTTCCCGTCGCGCTCGGAGTGGCGCGCAGGTCGTCGGGGTTGCCCTCCACCACGGGATACCACTGGTCGTTGTCCACCAGCCTGACGTTGCCGGTCCACCGGTCCAGCCGGTACGCCAGGGCGTAGCCGTCCTGGCTGGCCACCGTGTGGAGTTCGAACCGGAACAGCCAGGACACCCAGGCCAGGATGATGACCAGCACGAAAACGGCGCCAGACGGGACGCGGCCCATGTTCATCGGGATTACTCGCTCGCGTATGGGCGGAGATTGGGGAGGGCCTGCGGAAAGCGGCGTACTCGCAAATCGCCGCGTTGCATTCTTTTCTAGATCACAACGTTGCCGATGATCCGCCCCTTTTCAATCTCGCCGTAGACGCCTGTCCAGGCGTTCACGGACACGGGCGGGCCGGTCATGGGGCGGCTCTCGTAGCTCTGCATGGCCGCGGTCTGCGGATTGAAGGTCATGAGGCTCCTGGAGAGAGCCACGGAGATGGGACCGTTCGTCCCGACGTCATACGCTGGATCAGCCATATTTTTCATCTAGTCCCGGTGTCCAGCCCTGTCAATGGCCGCTCTTGCTTTCATCCTTCCTCCATGGAATAGGGTATCTATGAGTGACGCCAGGGGAACTTTGTGGGTGGTGGCCACCCCCTTGGGCAACGCCCAGGACCTCGCGCCGCGCTCGCGCGACATCCTGGCGCGCGCGGCCCTGGTGCTGTGCGAGGACACCCGCCGCACCGCCCGCCTGTTCGCGCAGCAGGGGATCGCCCCGGGGCGCTTCCTGTCCATGCACGACCACAACGAGGAGGGGCGCGTGCCCCAGGTGTTGGGGCTTCTGGCCGGTGGGGCCGAGATCGCCCTGGTTTCGGACGCGGGCACGCCCGTGCTCTCCGATCCCGGCTATCTGCTGGTGCGCGCCTGCCGCGAGGCGGGCCACGCCGTGCGCCCTGCGCCCGGCCCGTCGGCGGTGATGGCCGCGCTGTGCGCCTCGGGGCTGGCTCCGCAGCCCTTCGTCTTTCTCGGGTTTCTGCCCCGCAAGTCCGGCGACATCCGCCAGGCGCTCGCGCGCTTCGCCCAGGCGGGGTGCACCCTGGTCTTTTTCGAACGCAAGGACCGGCTGGGTAAATCCCTGGCCGTGGCCCTGGAGGTTCTGGGCGAGCGCGAGTGCGTCATCGCCCGTGAGCTGACCAAGACCCACGAGGAGTTCCTGCCCGGACGCCTGTCCGATTTCGCGGGCAAGGAGCTGGAGCTCCTGGGCGAGATCACGGTGGTGGTGGGCCCGGCGCTGGAGGCGGCTGTTTCCGGCGAAGGCGACGTCCGGTCGGTGCTTGCGGCCGAGATGGCCGCCGGCGGCAAGCCCAAGGACGTGGCCCGGCGCGCCGCCGCCCGGCTGCGGGGCGTCACGGTCAAGGAACTCTACGAGCTGATCCTGGAAGGGCAGGGGAGGGCGCATGGCTGACCGCTTGCCCGAGGGATATTGCCTCTGGGAAATGGAGGACACCGCCTTCCAGGTGGGTATCATGGGCACCGGGCCGGGGTTCCTCTCCATCCTGGACATCATCGCGAGCCCCGCCATCGGCGAGTTCCTGCCCCCCATGACCCTGGTGGCGGTGAGCGAACCGGGACCCGAACGGGATAAGCTGAGGGACCCACGTGTTTTGGACGTCCCCCAATACGAGACCTACCAGCAGATGCTGGCCGCCCATCCCGACATCAACCTGCTCATCGAACTGACGGGCAAGCGTTACAAGACCAAGGCCATCGTCGCCTCGCTGCCGGACGCGGTCATCTTCATCGACCACACCGCCTCGTTCTTCCTGTGCGCGCTGAACAAATTCGCGGCCATCAACGCCCGCTGCCAGGTGAACCTGGACAACCAGCGGGTGCTCCTGCAGGCCATCATCGACGAGGTGCCCGAGGACATCGTCCTTCTGGACAAGGCCGGACGCGTGGCGGACTGCAACCGCAACGTGGTCCTGCGCCGGGGGCTGGCCAAGGATGAGATCATAGGCCGCCCCTGCTGGGACGTTCAGGCCATCCGCGACGACATGCCCTTCTGCCATCCCGAGACCAAGGACTGCCCTTTCTACACGGCCCTTCGCACCGGGCGAAAGGCCGAGTCCCTGGAGACCCGGGTCAGCAAGGAGGGGCGGCTCCTGTATTTCCGCGAATACGCCTACCCCATCTTCGACACCACCCGGAGCCTGAGCCACGTCATGGTGATGCGCCGCGACATCACCTCGCGCACCGAGTCCGAGAAGCGCGCCCAGCAGACCGAGAAGATCGGCGTGGTGGAACGGCTCTCCGCCTACATGGCCCACGAAATACGAAATCCGCTCTTCGCCATCGGCGGGTTCACAAACTCGCTGCTCAAGTCGCCCAACCTCACCGAGCGGGAGCGCGAGAAGGTGCGCATCATCCTGGAGGAAACCGCGCGCCTGGACAAGGTGCTCAAGGAGATGCTCGGGTTCGCCCGGCCCGGGG encodes the following:
- the rpsP gene encoding 30S ribosomal protein S16 yields the protein MAMKLRLTRMGSKKRPFYRIVAMDSATRRDGRALDYIGHYNPMTDPAEITVDAEKVAMWIERGAQPTDTVAALLRKAGVKQ
- a CDS encoding KH domain-containing protein, whose amino-acid sequence is MLKDLIEYVARSLVDNPDAVSVKEIEGEQTSVIELKVAKEDLGKVIGKQGRTARAMRTILGAASTKARKRSVLEILE
- the rimM gene encoding ribosome maturation factor RimM (Essential for efficient processing of 16S rRNA), yielding MVIGEVVKPHGIRGEFSVANHADSPRLYAPGRRIGIRAPGKRERFVEVLSCRPHQGRLLLTVAGVADRDAADALRGMEIVVRSEDLPELGDDEVYLHEIVGFGVVLLDGSKVGVLEGFLDVPGQDLWVIRSPEGKEILLPATEETVPEIDTEARRIVIDPPPGLLDL
- the trmD gene encoding tRNA (guanosine(37)-N1)-methyltransferase TrmD, with protein sequence MRFTILSLFPEFFDSPLNCGLMGKARQQGLVEFSLVNPRDFATNKHKSVDDRPYGGGPGMVMALDPLASALRAIETPGRILLLSPRGRALDQSFARELSAESALTILCGRYEGIDERLLDLFPIELVSAGDYVLSGGESASLCLIESVARLLPGFMGKEESGDEESFSAGLLEYPHYTRPEVYEGLPVPEILLGGDHAKVRAWRREQALSQTLARRPEILAEAPLTSSDRRFLASKPRTLLARNLHIALVHGPVLNKMGHTVTVSLTNLDLHDIARISRTYGLAGFTVVTPLEDQQALAATLTGHWTMGAGAAANPDRAEALGMVRVTATLAEAIDQVREHAGQEPLVLATSARPDGATTPGRVREALRERPVLLVLGTGSGLAPEALALTQGQLAPVRPYGGYNHLSVRAACAILTDRILGDIF
- the rplS gene encoding 50S ribosomal protein L19 codes for the protein MDIIRQIESEHIRLDMPKFKPGDTVKVHFRILEGEKERIQVFQGAVLRLRKGTTDSTFTVRKVSDGVGVERIFPMFSPFIERVEVLIEGKVRRSRLYYLRKLKGKASRIKAKNDWNN
- a CDS encoding PEP-CTERM sorting domain-containing protein; the protein is MRIPKYVMMSLMVVLFVAQQSVAAPVVLPDPTVYAHRYDDFYSYSAKLLTAWGFTGFDGPAGVGGLDLVIGTHAGGANNNPVSGGFKFPDPMTTPSGNGAGSSTFSGTWGLSGTFAPVMVDDLVSYLHTAFGSNVNTPVFDFDMSQSQDKPNLYVNGVVKLLDASNNVVAYWSFDNVADHVFDPASYVLSPATITATNPAAPFNTVTVDNNKGSGKNDFIVYAPGMDLSLYTGKGLRFSAFFEMNSLTGGGEDLFLTGSFQPKPPVTTPEPGTMLLMGMGAVGAAFMRKRAKRSS
- a CDS encoding ribonuclease HII — its product is MLAGVDEAGRGCLAGPVVAGAVILPNFYDLPGLNDSKKLTADRRAVLEPAIKAQAVAWGLGVVWPAEIDRINILQSTFKAMARAVAALKTRPTGLSVDGNKIIPARYLGSHSVTQKAVVDGDSLIPAISAASILAKTFRDRLMEHLDRRYPGYGLALHKGYGTAVHMEAIVKLGPCRQHRLTFRGVLPEKPSARQEQACLPGL
- a CDS encoding YraN family protein, which gives rise to MTAGHLILGRDGEEAAARLLGSLGLRILERNFRCRQGEVDLICRQGDTLVFVEVKTRAEGSLASGTDAVDRRKRSRIVKAASQYLSAKELWSTSCRFDVVSVVRRDGRLHAEHLPDAFQAESDAGRGGKGWQPW
- the rsmI gene encoding 16S rRNA (cytidine(1402)-2'-O)-methyltransferase, with the protein product MSDARGTLWVVATPLGNAQDLAPRSRDILARAALVLCEDTRRTARLFAQQGIAPGRFLSMHDHNEEGRVPQVLGLLAGGAEIALVSDAGTPVLSDPGYLLVRACREAGHAVRPAPGPSAVMAALCASGLAPQPFVFLGFLPRKSGDIRQALARFAQAGCTLVFFERKDRLGKSLAVALEVLGERECVIARELTKTHEEFLPGRLSDFAGKELELLGEITVVVGPALEAAVSGEGDVRSVLAAEMAAGGKPKDVARRAAARLRGVTVKELYELILEGQGRAHG
- a CDS encoding two-component system sensor histidine kinase NtrB, with translation MADRLPEGYCLWEMEDTAFQVGIMGTGPGFLSILDIIASPAIGEFLPPMTLVAVSEPGPERDKLRDPRVLDVPQYETYQQMLAAHPDINLLIELTGKRYKTKAIVASLPDAVIFIDHTASFFLCALNKFAAINARCQVNLDNQRVLLQAIIDEVPEDIVLLDKAGRVADCNRNVVLRRGLAKDEIIGRPCWDVQAIRDDMPFCHPETKDCPFYTALRTGRKAESLETRVSKEGRLLYFREYAYPIFDTTRSLSHVMVMRRDITSRTESEKRAQQTEKIGVVERLSAYMAHEIRNPLFAIGGFTNSLLKSPNLTEREREKVRIILEETARLDKVLKEMLGFARPGEETPGQVDALKVARDVVGVIESGFLPKGVNLAFEAGREIPRVIAHEDTLSRAVMHLVTNAVEAMDSAGLVEVSVRMAGPMVAIGVRDTGKGMPGELLERVFSPFFSTKGRGYGFGLALIRRSVEDWGGQVEIASRVGQGTQVTLLLAPALAVAGE